Proteins from one Loktanella sp. M215 genomic window:
- a CDS encoding calcium-binding protein, protein MSNTEISYVLHAGSHDEHPADPEMEFFIAQDGVSQIHMFFGDANTNLILGFENITKFSHGHHARSGGGMDTFQFQNLDNINNMIVGRLEDFDFSRDSILIEGEVLNLSKLPSNVRVVEFNGAHNDAGTEPQQWLSIKTNGGEIFYALEGARVDLTGNGGANNGDHESHFIIAPVDTSKLRTVAYVDPVNVVPAGYRPNGGVIINDDDVNIADVLQIVYGTASGDLIAGGLNGDTIRAGDGFDRVWGGSGHDTIYGEVGNDVLFGNNGNDSIYGGFGDDRIQGSFGNDWIGGDDGSDILMGGDGADRLTGGDGKDSLYGGSGNDVLDGGNDNDTVFGYGGSDLIYGRSGDDTIRAGKENDRIFGGLGNDFINGQRGDDSVSGGGGNDQIYGDFGRDWLSGAGGNDFLFGGSDNDRLFGGGGNDALAGGNGADRLVGGAGADQLRGGYGADVFVSTKLTDSGLTSSTRDVIQDFQRGLDKIDLASIDADRRQAGDQSFEYVGNRSYDLDNRGDVRWDKVSDGIRVLVDIDGDGRADMTIHLDGLTGLSFNDFIL, encoded by the coding sequence ATGTCAAACACCGAGATTTCTTATGTTCTGCATGCTGGCAGCCATGATGAGCACCCAGCTGATCCCGAGATGGAATTTTTTATTGCACAGGATGGTGTCTCACAAATTCACATGTTTTTTGGAGACGCTAATACGAACCTTATCTTGGGCTTTGAAAACATCACGAAGTTCTCGCACGGCCATCACGCGAGAAGTGGCGGAGGAATGGACACTTTCCAGTTTCAAAACCTCGACAACATCAACAACATGATTGTCGGTCGACTGGAGGATTTCGACTTTTCCAGAGACTCCATCCTGATTGAAGGTGAGGTTCTCAATCTAAGCAAACTCCCTTCTAATGTTCGAGTAGTGGAATTCAACGGCGCACACAACGATGCCGGGACAGAACCTCAGCAGTGGCTATCAATCAAGACCAATGGCGGTGAAATCTTCTATGCGCTCGAAGGAGCAAGGGTGGATCTGACCGGAAACGGCGGCGCGAACAACGGCGACCACGAAAGTCATTTCATCATTGCTCCGGTAGATACGTCTAAGCTGAGAACGGTAGCCTACGTCGATCCGGTAAATGTGGTTCCTGCGGGCTACCGCCCGAATGGTGGCGTCATTATCAATGATGATGATGTAAACATCGCTGATGTTTTGCAAATCGTCTACGGTACGGCTTCTGGTGATCTGATCGCAGGCGGTCTTAACGGGGATACCATCAGAGCTGGCGATGGGTTCGATCGTGTTTGGGGCGGCAGCGGGCATGACACAATTTACGGCGAGGTCGGAAATGATGTCCTTTTCGGGAACAATGGAAACGACTCAATCTATGGCGGCTTCGGTGACGACCGTATCCAAGGTAGTTTCGGTAATGATTGGATCGGTGGCGATGATGGCTCGGACATCCTCATGGGCGGCGACGGCGCTGATCGGCTGACGGGCGGTGATGGGAAAGACAGTCTCTATGGTGGCTCAGGGAATGATGTATTGGATGGAGGTAATGACAATGACACGGTTTTTGGCTACGGCGGCTCTGACCTGATCTACGGCCGGTCTGGCGATGACACGATCAGGGCCGGAAAGGAGAATGACCGGATCTTCGGAGGACTCGGCAATGATTTCATTAACGGGCAAAGGGGCGATGATAGTGTGTCCGGCGGTGGTGGGAACGACCAGATTTACGGAGATTTTGGACGTGATTGGCTCTCTGGGGCCGGCGGAAATGATTTCCTGTTCGGGGGAAGCGACAATGATCGATTGTTTGGCGGCGGAGGCAATGATGCCCTTGCCGGCGGCAACGGGGCTGACAGGCTAGTTGGCGGAGCGGGTGCCGATCAGTTGCGAGGAGGCTATGGCGCAGATGTCTTTGTCTCTACTAAGTTAACGGATAGCGGACTGACAAGTTCAACGCGGGACGTCATCCAAGATTTCCAGCGCGGATTGGACAAGATCGATCTTGCGTCGATCGACGCCGACCGGCGGCAGGCAGGCGACCAGAGTTTTGAGTACGTCGGCAATCGGTCGTACGACTTGGATAACCGCGGGGACGTGCGATGGGACAAGGTCAGCGACGGAATCCGGGTGCTCGTCGATATTGATGGTGACGGTCGGGCTGACATGACTATCCACTTGGACGGCCTCACTGGTCTGTCGTTCAACGATTTCATTCTTTGA